Proteins from one Impatiens glandulifera chromosome 2, dImpGla2.1, whole genome shotgun sequence genomic window:
- the LOC124924064 gene encoding uncharacterized protein LOC124924064 — MEKAAVVLVMFFLIASQVPSGMMHPDTFPAFLWSSHQDSIVKEAVNYQTLSLKDLVKSVLFEGEWSNFLCSHMERQQPMDVALLIVGRELKSLDISRPTLGGAAQVDFLKDSFMSANFSIAFPYVSASNEEFAMEKSLVSEIAESCGSPSEPNKVVFLDSCSLEGENFEKLVSFDDYLVSRKEKKQNEQADLVVACQGASDSDLYHDHSQQGQMLTGLLNSVKLSGARYTVLYVSDPSRPVPRPLPSLGRFLAERTGNLSDKSEVFCDEVCQIKSSLLSGLLVAIVLIIILISGLCCLMGIDTPTRFEAPQES, encoded by the exons GCTGCGGTGGTATTGgtaatgttttttcttattgCTTCTCAAGTTCCTTCAGGGATGATGCATCCTGATACTTTCCCTGCATTTCTATGGTCATCTCATCAGGATAG CATAGTAAAGGAAGCAGTAAATTATCAAACTCTGTCTCTGAAGGATTTGGTCAAGTCTGTTTTGTTTGAAGGAGAGTGGTCAAACTTTCTG TGTTCTCATATGGAAAGACAGCAGCCTATGGATGTTGCACTTCTCATTGTTGGAAGAGAG TTGAAATCTCTGGATATTTCAAGGCCTACCCTTGGGGGTGCTGCCCAAGTCGATTTTCTCAAG GATTCTTTTATGAGTGCCAACTTTTCCATTGCTTTCCCATATGTTTCTGCTTCAAATGAGGAATTTGCTATGGAGAAATCTCTAGTTTCAGAGATTGCAGAGAGTTGTGGTAGTCCTTCCGAACCAAACAAAGTTGTTTTCCTGGATTCCTGCTCTTTGGAGggtgaaaattttgaaaaacttgtctCTTTTGAT GACTATCTTGTTTCAAGAAAGgaaaagaaacaaaatgaaCAAGCAGACTTGGTAGTGGCTTGCCAGGGAGCTTCCGATTCTGACCTGTATCATGATCATTCACAACAAG GTCAAATGTTAACCGGGCTTCTCAATTCTGTGAAACTATCGGGAGCAAGATACACAGTTCTTTATGTTTCGGACCCATCTAGGCCAGTTCCACGTCCTTTACCTTCTCTGGGAAGATTTCTTGCAGAGAGGACTGGAAATCTATCAGACAAATCTGAAGTCTTCTGTGATGAAGTTTGTCAGATCAAATCCTCACTTCTCTCGGGTCTTCTAGTT GCAATTGTTCTGATCATAATTTTGATATCGGGTCTTTGCTGCTTGATGGGCATCGACACTCCAACTAGGTTTGAAGCACCTCAAGAATCTTGA
- the LOC124924063 gene encoding protein kinase and PP2C-like domain-containing protein has protein sequence MGMTIVEPNTCIRGCCRSESIPLHLPPSAYSISSPIARGAESVVYAGTLDGKKVAVKKPILSTSEDIDKFHKELQMLCKLEHRGLATLIAAHAKPPNYMYFFQLYESGNLADKLHVEEWTPTVPQVLTMAIHLGRTIQYLHNNGILHRDVKPANILLDKLLHPYLTDFGLAEYKTGIKEVSVDNWKSIGKPTGGFHKKNMVGTLIYMAPEVLKKQVHTEKSDVYSFGITINELLTGVVPYTNLRAEAQAHTVLEMNYTEQQLTGAVASEGLRPLLAELNSNVPATLLSLIERCWDPKPQTRPSFDVIVSELDQIINGLEEEGEFYESSSLADCNSTNSLVYEESVNWLSLGEEIFQRSQLEEDGNWVNHPVSESPLAYRPVLSWGSFATCGRRETMEDTHFLMPQVDVQVFGIFDGHRGAAAAEFSVRAIPKFISTFCQKKRPSDALVEAFIQTDSEFRNELEVRRRSKGVQKDWHPGCTAIVALIVGNKLFVANAGDCRAILSRSGCPYPLSKDHLASCDEERNRVILAGEDVKWQVDTWRVGLAALQVTRSIGDDDLKPAVTAEPEVTETTISENDEYLVMASDGLWDVMSGEDIVSIIKDTVKEPGMCSKRLATEAAERGSKDNITVIVVFLRPVSTAERIY, from the exons TAAAAAACCAATCTTGTCTACCTCAGAAGACATAGATAAGTTCCACAAAGAATTGCAGATGCTATG CAAGCTAGAGCATAGAGGATTAGCCACATTGATCGCCGCACATGCCAAACCACCAAATTACATGTATTTCTTTCAATTGTATGAATCCGGCAATCTGGCTGATAAACTTCATGTTGAAGAATGGACTCCAACTGTACCTCAGGTGCTTACCATGGCAATCCACTTAG GAAGAACAATTCAATACCTACATAACAATGGGATTTTGCATAGAGATGTGAAACCAGCAAATATTCTT CTTGACAAACTCCTCCATCCTTACCTGACAGACTTTGGTCTGGCTGAGTATAAGACAGGAATTAAAGAAGTTTCTGTTGATAACTGGAAATCGATTGGCAAACCTACGGGTGGTTTCCATAAAAAGAATATGGTGGGCACTCTTATTTATATGGCTCCTGAAGTATTAAAGAAACAAGTACACACTGAAAAGTCCGATGTATACAGCTTTGGTATCACAATCAA TGAGTTGCTTACTGGTGTTGTCCCATATACTAATCTCCGAGCTGAAGCGCAG GCTCATACTGTGCTTGAAATGAATTACACCGAGCAGCAACTGACAGGAGCTGTTGCTTCTGAAGGACTACGCCCTTTACTTGCTGAACTTAACTCAAATGTTCCTGCAACTTTGTTGTCATTGATAGAGAGGTGTTGGGATCCAAAGCCCCAAACTAGACCTTCTTTTGATGTCATAGTTAGTGAACTTGACCAGATTATAAACGGATTGGAAGAAGAGGGGGAATTTTATGAATCTTCTAGTTTGGCAGATTGCAACAGCACTAACAGTCTTGTTTATGAAGAAAGTGTTAATTGGTTGAGTCTGGGTGAAGAAATCTTCCAGAGGTCTCAACTTGAAGAAGATGGAAATTGGGTTAATCATCCAGTAAGTGAATCACCTTTGGCATACCGTCCAGTTTTGTCTTGGGGATCCTTTGCCACTTGTGGTAGAAGGGAGACAATGGAGGATACCCACTTTCTAATGCCCCAAGTGGATGTTCAAGTATTTGGAATCTTTGATGGTCATCGAG GTGCTGCAGCGGCAGAGTTTTCTGTTCGAGCTATACCAAAATTTATTTCGACCTTTTGTCAAAAGAAAAG ACCATCTGATGCATTAGTGGAAGCGTTCATCCAAACAGACTCTGAGTTCAGGAATGAACTAGAGGTGCGTCGCCGGTCCAAGGGAGTTCAGAAAGACTGGCATCCGGGATGCACAGCCATTGTTGCACTGATTGTTGGAAACAAGCTTTTTGTTGCCAATGCGGGTGACTGCAGAGCAATTTTATCTCGCTCTGGCTGTCCATATCCTCTAAGTAAG GATCATTTGGCAAGTTGTGATGAGGAGAGAAATCGAGTTATCTTGGCTGGTGAAGATGTGAAATGGCAAGTTGATACGTGGAGGGTTGGTTTGGCTGCTCTTCAG GTTACTCGTTCGATTGGCGATGATGATCTAAAACCGGCTGTAACAGCTGAACCAGAAGTAACTGAGACGACGATATCTGAGAATGATGAATACCTGGTAATGGCTAGCGACGGCCTTTGGGATGTGATGAGCGGTGAAGACATTGTGAGCATAATCAAGGACACCGTTAAAGAACCTGGGATGTGCTCAAAAAGATTAGCAACTGAAGCTGCTGAACGCGGAAGCAAAGATAATATTACAGTTATTGTTGTTTTCCTGCGACCTGTATCAACCGCTGAAAGAATTTACTAG